In Melanotaenia boesemani isolate fMelBoe1 chromosome 5, fMelBoe1.pri, whole genome shotgun sequence, the DNA window TTACTCCTGTTACTGTGGAGTTATCCACTAGGTTAAATTCCACCAAGGATTAAGGAACCTAGATGAGTTTTGGGCCAGAGGTTCGGCTACTTAGAGGAGTGAAAAGAATGAGAACTCGTACAcaagcttaaatttaaattctcgggttgtattattttaacagaaaatttGCAATAAGAAAACAAGGAgggaaaggaaaaataaaattgtttcaAGTCAAAATCCCTTTGGTACCAATAGTCAATCAACTCTTTCACAGTCAAGGAGTGACTATAAAATTCTACCAGGGTGCACCCATCTAGTTGTACAGATCCAGCTTAATCCAAAAGAACAGCTTCAGCTGTAATGATATTTTTCACAGAACTTGAATCATAGCATTTCAGTGCAACAAAACCCTTGTTGAAATATATCTTTCACTATCCCGCACCGAATCCACTTCCTTGGAGTGAAAGTATGTAAAGTCCGCAAAAGTCTTTAAGGCCTTCAAGTAAACGTCCAAAAGTCTCAGTAGGAGGTGTATGTATGGGCAAGGAGGGGGGAAAGAAGATGCATTACGGTGGGGAAagggtttttccttttttctgttgttgcaaTTGTCCTACCACACTGCACTGTGCAGAAGAGGTAAATGCCATCTGGTTCATCCACGGGGTTGGCTCGCCATCAACACTGATCCACCCGATAAGGGAAGGaagaggtggaaaaaaaaaacctgaccgATCTCACAGGAAGACAACACAAAAGCACAAATTGGGGCTGCCTGGAGCCTTTGAATTCCTCTTCTTTCTGTGAATCTCCGTCTCCGTGTTTAACCAGCTTAGAGTTCGTGGCGGAAAGAAGGAGCGGAAGGCCCACACTCTGAGACGGAAGTGGTAGGTGGGACAATGCGCCGTTTTACAGCATCTCATTGGTCAAGCGTTTACATGCGCTTCCAGAGGAATTAACCCTTCAATCGCTGACAATTTATTTACCAGAACAGTTTAACACATTTGTGGAAGCTTTTATACAGTTTATCACAGCCATATTTACATGGGGGTTACAATAGCATCACAGACTTCAAGGAGTCCCACCTCCCACAAGCACATGGAGCACAATGACACATGCAAACCAAGTAAGTGACAAATGAAATGTTAGTTGAACTTATAAGTCTCTACAATTCATCCTCTGAATGTTCCGGGGTGCTAATGTCCAGATCTGATTCCTCTTCACATTCCTCCAAGTTTTCATCCACATCTTCCTccattataaaaaaagaaggatcAGAGTCAAGGCGAGCATAGGTGTTGGTTTCAGCACTCAATCGTTGACGTAGAAGATGCTGCTTGTGCAAAAGACAGCAGCGCAAACCCCTGCAACCTTCCTCTGTCAGCTCTGTggcttaaaaacaaaatgcaaagatttatataaataatttctatcatttaaaaaattaatcattatatattttttaaaataatgaagtCAGTAATTTGTAGGTTTAATTAGTTGTTTAGCATGACAAAATAAAAGCCTGCAAATATTGGGTAAGAGAAAACTTAACATTATTCTGTTAAACTGCTAGTgattgaaaagaaaatctgttacTGGGACTACACAGTCGTCCTGGGACAAATATGAAACCACAGAACATACCATTATTTGAGATGCCCTAAAGAAAGAGGTTGTCCAACTTGTCTAATGCCAATTTTAAATATTGACAATGTTGAATCATCTCCTTCACAAGGATCACCTTCTCCTCTTCCAACCGTCTCACTAGCATGGCGTGGTCAAAAAGCTGCCTTTTAAAGCGGAAGCTCACCactcaagaaaagaaaataattatgaCAAAATCATACTTAAACCTATGAACTAGCAAAATGTATTTAGGACACATGTACACAAGACCTACCATCTCCTTGTACTTCCCAAGGCAGGATTAGATCCTCAGAGAGACTGCAGGTGGCTTCGGTGTCAATTGCAGCATCAGGTTCAGCTACAGCATTATAGAGCTGTATCTTTTCCCGAAGCTTCTTTTTGAGCTCACCGAGTGTCCTCCGTTTCCTTTGCCTGGTTTGGTTGCTGTCTACAAGGttcaaaataatttaagaaatgaaattcaaaatactaataaaaaagaTATAGTAGTAAATACCATTTTGTCGATAGAGGTcacgtttcttttttttgatgTAATATATCAATTCCTCAATTTCCTTCTGGAGCTGCTCTTTGTTATTGTCAGTGGTGACATGTTCctctaatgaaaaaaaaagaaatactaagTTGAACTTGTTGCCACTTGTTGTATGCAGTAGAGAATTTAAAGAACGTACCACTAGCCCATTGTTGGACATCCAGCATCCACTGCTCTGAGTCCTCCAGAGAAATGTTGTGCTCTTGCCTCAGACTCATGAGATTGGCTGATTCATTTACTGCCCTCTGTGTtgtctatttatattatttgaagaaaaaagttaaGCACTGATATTATATTTgagataataaaacatttgagaaACTTAAGTGTATAAAgtgtttttgattgtttgtcattctacTGGATAATGCCCTACCCTACCTGCAAATtaagatgtcttttttttttttttttggctgattacaataaaaaaaaaaatagacttacttttaaatatagttttgCAATGGTCTTGTGGAGATTGTCCATCTTTTTATAGTTCCATGCCATCGAGAGCCCTGCCTATAATTTAGAGATAAGAGATGCTTTTACTGTCATTACACAAAGTGCAACAAAATTGAAATGTCTCACTTATCAGTGTAAAGTCATTGATTCATTGAGTTCAGTCACTGTGTTCATGATACATATAGGTTATtggataaaagctgtttttgagtctgttagTCAGCTTTTGTATTTTGGGATATGTATTTTGCTGTATTAAATACCTTTTCCATTTAAgtattcaaatcaaatcaaatcaaactttatttatatagcacctttcatacatagaaatagcaactcaaggtgctttacagagagtaaaataccccagaaccccaacccaatagaagcaagcccaccccccaccccttcccatcaaacacacacacatcacagagggtaaaagcaagttaaaaggaccaaggaaacgctgtcataaattctgggatctagtggtgtggggaaacactgagataaaacactgtaaaaccaaatctaaaacaatctaaaaaccaaccctggatataaaagtaatagtaatattgctaagacccataaaataagagaacccgtgaaagaagagaatcagaatgataaaacaaatacataaatgataaataaatagaaactgaatacagcctgtatgttaagaataaagaaatgaataaatacaatagtaataataaaagaaatgattaaaatgctaaactaaaaaggtgggtcttgagtctgtttttaaaaatatccacattaggtgctcccctcacgtcctcaggcaggctgttccacatactagggccgtagaaataaaaggaggactcgccttgggtttttgtttttactctgggaacagtgaaaatgccagtaccagaggacctgaggggtctagtgggctcataagataaaatTGTAGAAGTATGTCAAACCAAACCAATTCATAACAAACCTAATTTGGTCATGTACTTTGTGGTCAGTGCTGCTCTTGAGAGGAAACTGTTGACCTGCTCCACCTCCTCGCCAACAGTATTCCCAGCACCTTCCTGATTTCTGCCACTCCACCTAACCTGTTCAAAAACGAAAGAAATAAGACATAGAATTGGTTCTATAGAGAAAGCATAGGCTGATTTACTAATGTAGTATTTTATTACTACTGGACTTAAGAGTACAGTTGATAGGTtgatttctgttaaaaataaaattctgctCAATACAACAAATATATCCCTATTACATTCACTGTACTGCACCTCACATTTGCCTGTGTGAGCCTTTGCATGCATCACAGAGAGAAAAGGTTTCATCTCTGTGAGAGACTGAAGTTCTGGAACCTTTTCGGCCATCTTCTCCAGGTAGGGCCAATACCTGTAATTTTAGGTtgtgtgttaaaacaaataaatgcttatttttccattttttgaaTCCGCTGGAAATATTTTCACTGAAATAATTTATCAAATGCATaattacacaataaatacagtgGCATGAAAAAGTATCTGAACCCTTTGGAATTTCTCACATTTCTGCATAAAATCACCATCAAATGTGATCGAATCTTTGTCAACATCACACAGATGAAAAATTGTGTCTGCTTTAACTAAAACCACCCAAACATTTATaggttttcatatttttaatgagGATAACATGCAAACAATGACAGAAGGGGGAGGAATAAGTAACTAAACCTTCTGCCTAAGGAGACTTTGAGATCAATTAATACCAATTTTTACCAAACAATTTAAGTCAGGGGTGTGTCCAAAGATCAGATCACATTTGATGGTGATTTTATGCAGAAATGTGAGAAATTCCATAGGGTTCAGATACTTTTACATGCCACTGTATATCTAGGTAGTTGCACTACATGTCCTTTTAGATAGCTTAAATTTATTGATACCTTAAAAATGAACTGTCAACAAAATTACCTGCAAGCAATATCCATGCAGAAAAAAGTTGCTCTTGTTGTCTGACTAAGCTCCTTTTGCAGGTACATGGGATAAGCATATATTTCCCCCGGTAGTggtttaaaacctgcaggagtaCACCATACCTGCACACAGCTATTTCCAGGCCTTCCTCATACACTTGTGCCCTGGACTTTTTGGCAGTCTCTCTGCCAGCAATAAAAGTGGCAGGCCCACAGCTGTCATGACCACTTCTCTGAAAACATACTATGTATTATATGCAGTTCTACCTCAAGTTAAAAACAATGATGTTTAAATAGGTTCTTACACTTATCATCGGCCCCCTAACTTGTTCCACAAAAGCAGACACCTTGGAATCTTGTGCCATGAAATGCCCATCGAAAAGTGGTGGTTCATCTGTCCTATTGATAAAACACAATAATCCAGTTcaataaaaaaccaaaaaaaaaaaaaaaaagtttgtcttgctaaacattaaaacagcctttaaagTTCATATAATTTCTGAAAAAAGCAATAAGGTTAGACAATGACTACATCAGAAAATACATTCCACTTGTCCTTTAGATTTTTTGAAGCGATAATGCTTTCTGTTGCCATCAGCCGAAATGGCAAGCATGTCTGGGACACATGCTGCACAGATAAATGGCTCCTCCAAGCAAATCTTATCCGTTCTGAATTTGCAAAAAGCAAATTCCCTAAAGGCTTTGTGGAAGGAGTCATCACAAACATTACCAGTCTGGAAACGAATAagtaatgtaattaaaatcggggatacaaaacataaaaatatatgtacaaaaaaatattCTCACCCGTCCTGTACTAAGGGATCGATGCTCTAACAATTTAAGAAAAGCATGCTGGGAAATGGGAGGGGTGGCCAACTTCACTTGCTCAAATGATGTAAatacatcaaatttaaaaagcagctgacaGCCCATACTCCCCGGCCAATACTTGTGCTCAAGTAAGTCTCTCATTCCCGGCGTCCATCGAGCAGAGCAGAGCGGACAGCAAATAACAGGGAGGCAGAGGTTGTAGGGGcctaaaaacaagataaatatgTCAAAACAGGGTGATTTTAAGCTACTGAAATAAAACGCCTTCTTTCTTGAGAAATATTACAAATGCAACATACCGTTGATAGTCACCAACACAGTTTGCTTTCCTGGGATGACAGTGAAGTCCTGGTTTGGACCACAGGGGCAAATGTGTGTTGAAACACTAATGGGGAGCAGACAAACTGGAGAAATCAAGACAAAAGGTAAATTATTCTTTATCACAAATCGTTACACACAAACTAAATTTCTATTGTAACATTGTTATATTTACATTGTACATACCTTGGTCATCCAGGTGACACTGACCTCCTTCATCTACAACCACGAAGGTTGTAGGAGGTATGGGTTCATAAAACCCATTTACCATGGCTTCTCTGTCATGAAACACATGGTTTTGGTGAATGCCACGGTCACATGCTGAACAAAGAAACTGAGTTCCAACAGGAACACATTCTAAGCAGTGGACCACAGCCTCCACACCTTTGCACTTTTGACAGCAAAGCTGTGCAACAAAATCAGCAGCAAACAAGGAATTGAGCAGCTCTGGAACAGAGGCACTAAATTTCTTGTCTGCACTGGTTTGTCTCCTAGCCCAAGTCATCATGGTCTCCGTTTCAACAGGGGCAGGGATAGGGACAGCAACAGAGTCTAAGAGGTCTCTTAGCCACTGAAGATGCTCatctaaaaacataataaataataatgaagttCACCACTTCAGTCCAATGGCTAAATCAAGTTTGACAAATTTGTATAATATGTTTATCTGTACCCAGGCTAGGAACCTCTTCTTGAATCTCCTCCGGAAGATGAGTGACTTCTGGAAGTGCCTTGGTGGTAGGGGAGCTAACTGCAATCCAAAAATAATAAGGAAACCTCAATGTTTGCCAACAATACTTCCACATCCCacaatttaaattgttttgttgcatttgGCTCACCAGGCCGGTCACTGGGCTTTCTTATATGCCGAGGTACAATATTCCCGTCTCTGTCCCTCTTCCTCCAAGACACATTGGAGCCATCAggatttttcttcctttttttgggGGAAGGTTTTTTGGAAGAAAATTCTTC includes these proteins:
- the LOC121639312 gene encoding uncharacterized protein LOC121639312, whose amino-acid sequence is MYLLKGHSHMTFNLLDRRDRKQKRLRIFPLAQVFILPIFQVLHLKKNNSSCLCKQLLEEGKVLAEEFSSKKPSPKKRKKNPDGSNVSWRKRDRDGNIVPRHIRKPSDRPVSSPTTKALPEVTHLPEEIQEEVPSLVCLLPISVSTHICPCGPNQDFTVIPGKQTVLVTINGPYNLCLPVICCPLCSARWTPGMRDLLEHKYWPGSMGYW